The following are from one region of the Planctomycetota bacterium genome:
- a CDS encoding Ig-like domain-containing protein produces the protein MADFKYTPDDEIPIHREGAIKQLCRPFLSHENGLPEWVKNSAAAYLRDGRGPGERVVVVLFCHGRGARPATIACLDLVGMTSLQIERDFRRWADPEAATRSSDTKVRLGELGGHGNGGKCYMTQMFEDHCLLYTVRSGRGCRYGVAGGHVAFGYVPDARTGRDFTVDDVASEINICLGTAGATLSDLPQAAAEAVRRASGFSFICGFRPRDYGSRIPVQSLVESLLSHPQMVSPLQLCSIYVLANGQAYNAGHPLSLPVIEPMHGYEEPRVIVIPGSLKDPMSGQAVPITAENGGTQGKLEIRTSEKNMRVGRGGKRKWRHTVTFHTLESGVIGSIPMTSLVVDSSFRDFMYCDCYLESLDRYQRNERGALAESPLTRAVQDWISGQVRAYCREFEVREQRRLRDQDRDELSRINEWLDQWKNQFMQEFMHGLYGQGEGAAQRERASLPSGTPASMELGGVYPRAGLGVYFRPSLRFFDKDRRRIRPVPYRWVSEDNNVAMVDEDLNLIQTFAFGKTGIFAQTLDGQLCSNQIALEVVRIIDIRIVPRELVVPAGTRNKLQAMCRLPDGTEIPNVHLTWMEANSAVARVSSRGMVYGFAPGETEVTALDESCRSDAPARITITPSDGRGAGNQRGRGFPRILISEIDCLPGEASPPQFRKDEPPICQRVQDTDANVWWINLASPFARLYSDQEGGYGVKSEAWRMYHVERLIDVIIQIALTHGPDSDQSLDSNDWALRAAEIEAEIRGKAIESLVHFITSGETED, from the coding sequence GTGGCAGATTTCAAGTATACGCCAGACGATGAGATCCCGATCCACCGCGAGGGCGCCATCAAGCAGCTCTGTCGCCCCTTCCTCTCGCACGAGAATGGCCTCCCAGAATGGGTGAAGAACTCCGCGGCAGCCTATCTGAGGGATGGGCGGGGACCCGGGGAGCGGGTGGTTGTAGTGCTCTTCTGCCATGGACGGGGGGCAAGGCCGGCCACTATCGCCTGTCTCGATCTCGTGGGCATGACCAGCCTTCAGATAGAGAGAGACTTTAGGCGCTGGGCGGATCCCGAGGCCGCAACGCGTTCATCAGACACCAAAGTGCGCCTCGGGGAACTTGGTGGTCATGGTAACGGCGGGAAATGTTACATGACCCAGATGTTCGAGGACCACTGCCTCCTGTACACCGTCAGGAGCGGCCGGGGCTGTCGGTATGGAGTGGCAGGGGGACACGTCGCTTTCGGCTATGTACCGGACGCCCGGACAGGCAGGGATTTCACGGTGGACGATGTTGCTTCGGAGATCAACATATGCCTGGGAACAGCCGGAGCAACCCTGAGTGATCTGCCGCAAGCTGCTGCTGAGGCGGTCAGAAGGGCATCGGGCTTCTCATTCATATGTGGTTTCAGGCCCCGGGACTATGGTAGCAGAATCCCGGTTCAGAGCCTAGTCGAGAGCCTGCTTTCGCACCCGCAGATGGTCAGCCCGCTGCAGCTTTGCAGCATCTATGTCCTCGCAAACGGACAGGCGTACAATGCCGGGCACCCCTTGTCGTTGCCTGTAATCGAGCCCATGCACGGGTACGAGGAGCCAAGGGTGATCGTGATCCCCGGTTCGCTGAAGGACCCAATGTCGGGGCAAGCAGTTCCGATCACTGCGGAGAATGGCGGCACCCAAGGTAAGCTTGAGATCCGGACGTCGGAGAAGAACATGCGCGTCGGTAGGGGGGGCAAGCGGAAATGGCGCCACACAGTGACATTCCACACGCTGGAATCAGGCGTGATAGGCAGCATCCCGATGACGAGCCTCGTTGTCGACTCCAGCTTCCGGGACTTCATGTACTGCGACTGCTACTTGGAAAGTCTGGATAGATACCAACGCAATGAGCGAGGCGCCTTGGCCGAGAGCCCGTTGACACGTGCCGTGCAAGACTGGATTTCCGGACAGGTTCGCGCATACTGCCGAGAGTTTGAGGTCAGGGAACAGCGAAGGCTGCGAGATCAGGACCGCGACGAACTCAGCCGCATCAACGAGTGGCTTGACCAGTGGAAGAACCAGTTCATGCAGGAGTTCATGCATGGCCTGTATGGACAAGGTGAAGGAGCGGCTCAGCGCGAAAGGGCTAGCCTACCGTCTGGAACACCTGCCTCGATGGAGCTTGGTGGCGTGTACCCCAGAGCCGGCCTGGGGGTCTACTTCAGGCCATCCCTCAGGTTCTTCGACAAGGACCGACGTCGAATCAGGCCGGTCCCCTACAGATGGGTCAGCGAGGATAACAATGTGGCCATGGTCGACGAGGATCTCAACCTGATTCAGACCTTCGCGTTCGGCAAGACAGGAATCTTCGCCCAAACATTGGACGGCCAGCTCTGCTCCAACCAGATTGCTCTGGAAGTCGTGAGGATCATCGATATACGAATCGTCCCCCGAGAACTGGTCGTCCCGGCTGGCACCCGGAACAAGCTCCAGGCAATGTGTCGCCTCCCAGACGGCACGGAGATACCGAACGTTCACTTGACCTGGATGGAGGCGAACTCGGCGGTCGCGAGGGTGAGTTCCAGGGGCATGGTCTACGGTTTTGCCCCGGGCGAGACTGAGGTGACGGCTCTTGATGAGAGCTGCAGATCCGACGCTCCGGCTCGGATCACCATCACGCCGTCGGATGGCAGGGGGGCCGGCAATCAGAGAGGCCGTGGTTTCCCAAGGATCCTGATCTCCGAGATAGACTGCCTCCCTGGCGAGGCTTCGCCACCGCAGTTCCGCAAGGATGAGCCACCCATATGCCAACGTGTCCAGGACACTGATGCAAACGTCTGGTGGATCAACCTGGCCTCACCATTCGCTCGGCTCTACTCCGATCAGGAGGGAGGCTACGGCGTCAAGTCTGAAGCATGGCGCATGTACCACGTCGAACGTCTCATTGACGTGATCATCCAGATCGCGCTGACGCATGGCCCAGATAGCGACCAGTCCCTGGATTCCAACGACTGGGCGTTGCGTGCTGCGGAGATCGAGGCGGAGATTCGGGGCAAGGCCATCGAGTCACTCGTACACTTCATAACCTCTGGCGAAACCGAAGACTGA
- a CDS encoding site-specific DNA-methyltransferase, whose amino-acid sequence MNDSPAGQQNCPPIEPTPCYETKYGGAFCANSLEFMAGLPPQSVNLVLTSPPFALRKKKSYGNVSADQYIDWFMPFAQQIHRILKRNGSFVLDIGGSWNQGQPTRSLYHFELLLKLCGEKGLFSLAQEFYWYNRAKMPAPAQWVTIERVRVKDAVQPIWWLSKTPRPYASNTRVLTPYSKSMRNLLKRGYNAGPRPSGHVVSVKWGRDQGGAIPTNLIEASNTSSSDPYLRACRQHGLVVHPARFTEKVPEFFIRFLTRPGHLVLDPFAGSNMVGAVAERLRRRWVAVEINRDYVVGSAFRFDGVGVSFVAGALCRGDVPQGAQAAPAKPECMC is encoded by the coding sequence ATGAACGATAGCCCCGCAGGGCAACAGAACTGCCCACCCATCGAGCCCACGCCATGCTATGAGACGAAGTACGGGGGGGCCTTCTGCGCTAACTCTCTTGAGTTCATGGCCGGCCTCCCGCCGCAGTCGGTGAACCTCGTGCTTACATCCCCGCCGTTCGCATTGCGTAAGAAGAAGTCCTACGGGAACGTCTCAGCTGACCAGTACATCGACTGGTTCATGCCATTCGCTCAGCAGATTCACCGCATCCTGAAACGAAATGGTAGCTTCGTTCTGGATATTGGGGGCTCCTGGAATCAGGGGCAGCCGACGCGGAGCCTCTACCATTTTGAGCTGTTGCTCAAGCTCTGCGGCGAGAAAGGGTTGTTCAGCTTGGCTCAGGAGTTCTACTGGTACAACAGAGCCAAGATGCCAGCTCCCGCCCAATGGGTCACGATCGAGCGTGTCCGCGTGAAAGACGCCGTCCAACCGATCTGGTGGCTTTCGAAGACGCCCCGTCCGTACGCCAGCAACACACGGGTTCTAACTCCGTATTCGAAGAGCATGAGGAACCTGCTGAAGCGGGGGTACAATGCGGGTCCAAGGCCTTCGGGTCATGTAGTGTCAGTGAAGTGGGGCAGAGACCAGGGCGGGGCCATCCCTACGAACCTCATCGAGGCGTCGAACACGAGCAGCAGTGATCCATACCTGAGAGCGTGTAGACAGCACGGGCTCGTTGTACACCCAGCTCGTTTCACAGAGAAGGTCCCCGAGTTCTTCATAAGGTTCCTCACCCGACCGGGCCATCTCGTTCTTGATCCCTTCGCCGGCAGCAACATGGTTGGGGCGGTTGCAGAGAGGCTTCGCCGCCGATGGGTTGCTGTCGAGATCAATAGGGATTACGTGGTAGGGTCCGCCTTCCGCTTCGACGGGGTGGGTGTGTCTTTCGTCGCAGGGGCGCTCTGCCGCGGCGATGTCCCCCAAGGGGCGCAAGCCGCTCCTGCGAAACCGGAGTGTATGTGCTAG